In Castanea sativa cultivar Marrone di Chiusa Pesio chromosome 6, ASM4071231v1, a single window of DNA contains:
- the LOC142639189 gene encoding akuammiline synthase 2-like, translating to MVKVEVIIISKETIKPSTPTLNHLKPYKLTLLDQVTPATYVPTVLFYPMTDLNLDVSQIIAQLKNSLSDTLNIYYPLSGSIKDNLFIHDFNMGVPFLEAHVNCSMSEFLKHQETDLLSLFVPYRAFCKESDITISQIAVQLNVFVCGGIAIGLSCSHKIVDAATMSAFLHSWAATFIGSPEKVRSPNFSEGSTMFPPRDSLRQKYMTTMDNLWFKEGDYVTRRFVFHDKAITTLRAKAKSELVPNPTRIEALTCFIWKHCMAASKAKSPGSKKTSILVQAVNLRTRMKPHLSDASIGNIFWWAAAGAGLAMAERELNELVDLVHESIAGFDTDCVESLQGDEGFSTFSNYFDHLQDMFFAEVKPDVCAFTCWLRFFNDIDFGWGKPFWIGVMGKVGPKFRNLIIFSETPCGIGIEAWVTIDEKEMVILENDPEFLEFASLNPSISISL from the coding sequence ATGGTGAAGGTTGAGGTCATTATCATTTCAAAAGAAACAATCAAACCATCTACACCAACATTGAATCATCTGAAACCCTACAAACTCACCCTCCTTGATCAAGTCACTCCGGCAACTTACGTTCCCACAGTCTTATTTTATCCCATGACTGATCTCAATCTTGACGTCTCCCAAATTATTGCACAGCTTAAAAATTCCCTTTCAGATACCCTCAATATATATTATCCACTTTCAGGGAGCATAAAAGACAACCTTTTTATTCATGATTTCAACATGGGTGTTCCCTTTCTGGAAGCTCATGTTAATTGTTCCATGTCTGAGTTTCTTAAGCACCAAGAAACTGACTTACTTAGTCTGTTTGTTCCATACCGTGCCTTTTGCAAGGAATCAGATATTACTATAAGTCAAATAGCTGTTCAACTGAACGTCTTTGTTTGTGGTGGAATAGCAATCGGATTGAGCTGCTCACATAAGATTGTAGATGCAGCAACAATGAGTGCTTTCCTACATTCTTGGGCTGCCACTTTTATTGGGTCTCCGGAAAAAGTTAGAAGTCCAAATTTCTCAGAGGGATCAACCATGTTTCCACCTAGAGATTCACTTCGACAAAAGTATATGACTACAATGGATAACTTGTGGTTCAAAGAAGGTGATTATGTTACGAGAAGGTTTGTGTTCCATGACAAAGCAATAACCACTCTAAGGGCCAAAGCGAAAAGCGAACTAGTTCCTAATCCAACACGCATTGAGGCATTGACATGTTTCATTTGGAAACATTGCATGGCAGCTTCTAAAGCCAAATCACCAGGTTCGAAAAAGACATCCATACTAGTTCAAGCAGTGAACTTGAGGACACGAATGAAGCCACACCTGTCAGATGCTTCTATCGGAAATATATTTTGGTGGGCAGCGGCAGGAGCTGGTTTGGCTATGGCAGAGAGAGAGTTGAATGAATTGGTGGACCTTGTACATGAATCCATTGCAGGGTTTGATACCGATTGTGTGGAAAGTTTGCAAGGGGATGAAGGGTTTTCGACTTTCTCTAATTACTTTGACCACTTACAAGATATGTTTTTTGCAGAAGTAAAACCGGATGTTTGTGCGTTTACATGCTGGCTTAGGTTTTTTAACGATATTGATTTTGGTTGGGGGAAGCCATTTTGGATTGGTGTCATGGGGAAAGTTGGCCCTAAGTTtagaaatttaataattttcagtGAAACCCCATGTGGTATTGGGATTGAGGCATGGGTGACCATAGATGAGAAAGAAATGGTCATATTGGAAAATGATCCagaatttcttgaatttgctTCCCTAAATCCTAGCATTTCAATATCTCTTTGA